In the genome of Methanobrevibacter ruminantium, the window TACCATTAATCTTTTTTTATTAAATTTATTGCTTCTTTATTCTCTTTTTTAAACCATTTAATGTAAAATTACTCGTTAAAGAAAATTTAGAAATTTTTCTAATTATATTAAACTAAATATAGAATTAAAAAATATAAAAATATCAAATTTTAAAAAAAAATCCATGTCTAAAGGTGAAAAAATGAAAGAAAACAAAGAATTTGCTTTAAAGGTAAAAAGCATTAGAGAAAGACAAAATATGAGCATTGAAGAACTTGCAGAAAAAAGTGACGTGAAATTAGAAGTTCTTCAAGCTATGGAAAATGGTGAAATCATTCCTTCCCTCACTCCATTAACCAAAATGGCAAAAGCTCTTGGAGTAAGAGTGGGAACCTTCCTTGACGACACACCACAGCTTGGACCTGTTGTAGTAAGAGGAGGAAAACCAAACAATGTATTATACTTCTCCGGAAGAGAAGATGTGACTAATGCAAGTAATTTAGAATTCCACTCATTAGGTGCAGGTAAAATCGACAGAAATATCGATCCATACATAATTGACATTACATTTGAAGAAGACTACAAGTTATCATCACACGAAGGAGAAGAGTTCATTTATGTATTAGAAGGCGAAATTGAAGTGGAATACGGTAAAGACAAGTTTACTGTAGCTGCAGGTGACAGCATATTCTATGATTCAGTTGTACCACATCATTTACACTCAAGTGGAGACAAAGCAAAAATATTAG includes:
- a CDS encoding helix-turn-helix domain-containing protein, which gives rise to MKENKEFALKVKSIRERQNMSIEELAEKSDVKLEVLQAMENGEIIPSLTPLTKMAKALGVRVGTFLDDTPQLGPVVVRGGKPNNVLYFSGREDVTNASNLEFHSLGAGKIDRNIDPYIIDITFEEDYKLSSHEGEEFIYVLEGEIEVEYGKDKFTVAAGDSIFYDSVVPHHLHSSGDKAKILAVLYTPY